From the Nonlabens marinus S1-08 genome, one window contains:
- a CDS encoding ComF family protein encodes MQSLIHDFINLFYPETCMGCEQVLHPGEEILCVPCRAQLPVAYHDVTDNDKIAELFYARVPLEHVTSLLYYEKIGTVQHIIHALKYKKQERIGGFLGLWLGSLMASDDRFKNVDLVIPVPVHPKRLKERGYNQVTKFGQCIADELGVRFRESVLVKNRNTIKQAQLDQRHRSDESQSPYQVQEELSEGLHILLVDDIITTGTTLTLCARELLKIPGTRISIATMGLSV; translated from the coding sequence ATGCAGTCTTTAATCCACGACTTCATTAATTTATTTTATCCGGAAACCTGCATGGGCTGTGAGCAAGTCTTGCATCCAGGCGAGGAGATTCTCTGTGTTCCCTGCCGTGCACAGCTGCCAGTAGCGTACCATGATGTGACGGACAATGATAAAATAGCAGAGTTATTTTATGCTCGAGTTCCCCTGGAGCATGTGACCAGTTTGCTGTATTATGAAAAGATAGGCACCGTTCAACACATCATCCATGCCCTTAAATATAAAAAACAGGAGCGCATCGGCGGGTTTTTAGGACTATGGTTGGGGAGCTTGATGGCTTCTGACGATAGGTTTAAAAATGTGGATCTTGTTATTCCAGTTCCAGTTCACCCTAAACGTTTGAAAGAACGTGGCTACAATCAGGTTACCAAATTTGGCCAATGCATTGCAGATGAATTGGGAGTTCGCTTTCGCGAAAGCGTGCTCGTTAAAAATCGCAATACCATCAAGCAAGCCCAGCTGGATCAACGACACCGCAGCGATGAATCTCAATCACCTTATCAGGTTCAAGAAGAGTTAAGTGAAGGTTTGCATATACTGCTGGTAGACGACATTATCACCACAGGAACCACCTTGACCTTGTGCGCCAGAGAGTTGCTAAAAATTCCAGGCACTCGCATTTCCATTGCGACAATGGGCCTATCGGTTTAA